A single region of the Montipora capricornis isolate CH-2021 chromosome 13, ASM3666992v2, whole genome shotgun sequence genome encodes:
- the LOC138028711 gene encoding uncharacterized protein: MASWRRFISAKCVKWIRVSILAGVVIVLVNIFLIQTGTPTTKIVDRIFLPLPNGKEDTIMSKNTVSWKTLPKLVSNLSTQSSQTDPVKLDMELKLKESCAERITEMDHGIVLFKNVTIRPKLARAKVLETRLEHPQEEDEFFKLDKGFFTMYCGPDFEAAKMKLHKSHENDALTSWVLAFEAVSPSVLRLQEENKTFQAGKYLAVQRVEYANVYWTVIDLLDIFITADLLGVTPDKLNIILMDAHPPTQLDPFWSVLFQKLIRLGVDDNLTKFSNVVFERLTWRYPRMHCPLLNHGLESYHLIQPFRKFVLKRFDIPSESHQRNCSTLKLHVLVNFRRNYQSHPRNLDGTVDRKIANENDVLKDINTTFPGITLTASQLDALPLKKQLELVASADIFFGMHGAAHAYPIFMPPGGAVVEMFNFNSGNWHMGKIATLAGHSHVTWTLTDRGAYDTVNRTSTIPKGFPRT, from the coding sequence ATGGCTTCTTGGAGAAGATTCATTTCGGCAAAATGTGTCAAGTGGATCAGAGTCTCAATCCTCGCTGGAGTGGTAATTGTCCTTGTGAACATTTTCTTAATCCAAACTGGGACACCTACGACCAAAATTGTTGACAGAATTTTTCTGCCATTGCCTAATGGAAAAGAAGACACAATAATGTCTAAGAATACTGTGTCTTGGAAAACTCTGCCGAAGCTAGTCTCAAACCTGTCGACTCAGTCGAGCCAGACTGACCCTGTAAAGCTCGACATGGAACTGAAACTGAAAGAATCATGCGCAGAAAGGATAACAGAGATGGATCACGGGATAGTACTTTTCAAAAACGTCACTATACGACCGAAGCTCGCAAGAGCCAAAGTCCTTGAGACACGGCTGGAGCATCCTCAAGAAGAAGACGAATTCTTTAAGTTAGACAAAGGCTTCTTCACCATGTATTGCGGCCCTGATTTTGAAGCAGCTAAAATGAAGCTTCACAAATCACATGAAAACGACGCCTTAACGTCGTGGGTGTTGGCCTTCGAGGCAGTAAGCCCTTCAGTTTTACGGCTACAAGAAGAGAACAAGACATTTCAGGCCGGCAAGTATTTAGCCGTACAAAGGGTTGAATATGCCAATGTCTATTGGACAGTAATTGACCTCCTGGACATTTTCATTACAGCGGATCTTTTGGGTGTGACACCAGATAAGCTTAATATTATTCTCATGGACGCTCACCCTCCAACTCAACTGGATCCGTTTTGGAGTGTCTTGTTTCAAAAGTTAATAAGACTCGGCGTGGATGACAATCTAACCAAGTTCAGTAACGTTGTATTCGAAAGGCTCACGTGGAGGTATCCACGAATGCATTGCCCTCTATTAAACCATGGCCTCGAATCCTACCATCTCATTCAACCATTTCGAAAATTTGTCTTGAAGCGATTTGACATACCATCGGAATCCCATCAACGAAACTGCAGCACGCTCAAATTACACGTTCTGGTCAATTTCAGGCGGAACTACCAAAGTCATCCCAGGAATCTTGACGGCACCGTCGATCGAAAAATTGCCAACGAAAACGACGTCTTGAAAGATATTAATACCACTTTTCCAGGCATAACCCTCACCGCTTCTCAACTGGACGCCCTGCCGTTGAAAAAACAGTTAGAACTTGTTGCGTCGGCGGACATTTTCTTTGGCATGCATGGAGCTGCACACGCCTATCCTATCTTTATGCCACCAGGTGGGGCTGTAGTCgaaatgtttaattttaattcagGTAATTGGCACATGGGAAAAATAGCTACACTCGCAGGACATTCCCACGTTACGTGGACGCTGACTGATCGGGGAGCGTATGACACTGTGAATAGGACATCAACGATCCCCAAGGGATTCCCTCGGACCTAA